GCCATGCCGCGCTGGATGGCGGCGAGCGCAGGCGCGGTCATGCGCCGCATCATCCGGAGCGCGGATTCGACCAGGTCGGGGCGCGTGCTGCGCGTGGTCTCGCCCATGAACTTCGGGAGCATGGACTGGAAAAAGGGCTCGGTGCCGTGGGCTTCGGCTTCGTCGGCGGAGCGCAGGCGGGCGAGGCGGCCCTCTTCGGTATCGGCCCCGGCTTTGGTGTTGGCCAGGATAAGGGCGGCCACGCGCTCCGGGTAGCGGCGCCAGAACTCGAACAGGATGTAGCCGCCGATGGAGACGCCGGCAAAGACGGCGCGACCCACGCCCGCGGCATCGCAGACGCGGGCGATATCGGCGGCGTGCTTCGGCATGGTGGCAGGGCCATCGCCGGCGGTGGACTCGCCGTGGCCGCGGAGGTCGGGCAGCAGCAGGCGATAGCGCGAGGCCAGCAGGTCGGCAACCGGCAGCCAGAAATGGTGATGAGTAGGAAAGGGATGCAACAGGACCACCGGCGGTCCGTCGCCGAGGAGCTGGCAGAAGATGTCGGCATCGCGGGAGACGGTGTGCATCGCGGGCAGGAATGATAAACCAGTGAGGGAAGTTGTGATTTGGTGATTTGGTGATTTGGTGATTTGAGGGCCAGGGCTAAAGCCCTCCGCAGACCGCTTCAAAAAAGCCGGGCTGAAGCCCGGGTCTCCCACCGGATGCTGACAGCCCTGGCTTAGATCAGTGGTTGCGGGCCTCGGCGGGCGTGCCCTGGGGAGCAGGGACAATCTCCGGCTCCTCGGGCATCACGATCCAACCGATGACGTAGGCCAGCACGCCGCCACCACCGAACAGCGCCACCACAACCCAGAGGACGCGGATCAGGCTGACGTCGAGGTCAAAGTATTCCGCGAAGCCCTGGCAGACGCCGGCGATCTTGCGTCCGACGCGCGGGCGAACCAGCCGCTTGCGGGCCACCACCACGCCCACGCGCTTGCCGCAATAGGCGCAGAGGTTGGCGTCGTCCTGGATGAC
This portion of the Terriglobales bacterium genome encodes:
- a CDS encoding alpha/beta fold hydrolase, translating into MHTVSRDADIFCQLLGDGPPVVLLHPFPTHHHFWLPVADLLASRYRLLLPDLRGHGESTAGDGPATMPKHAADIARVCDAAGVGRAVFAGVSIGGYILFEFWRRYPERVAALILANTKAGADTEEGRLARLRSADEAEAHGTEPFFQSMLPKFMGETTRSTRPDLVESALRMMRRMTAPALAAIQRGMAERPDSFPTLKTIKVPTLVIAGEEDTLTPREEQERIQQGIVGSRLEVIARAGHYAPFEQPEAAGRLLRSFLDSLNIG
- a CDS encoding PspC domain-containing protein, with the protein product MYCNYCGKVIQDDANLCAYCGKRVGVVVARKRLVRPRVGRKIAGVCQGFAEYFDLDVSLIRVLWVVVALFGGGGVLAYVIGWIVMPEEPEIVPAPQGTPAEARNH